The following are encoded together in the Humulus lupulus chromosome 5, drHumLupu1.1, whole genome shotgun sequence genome:
- the LOC133777819 gene encoding uncharacterized protein LOC133777819 — protein sequence MQRQSLGSPVSKLHSHGGPKEDSLVVEDGDVKRKDLFASSSSIVDYDKDNHKATKPHHRLSSPPPIKPHKFIHFIPLLTLLCFFVLFLFSHSPSQSDMAPFIGFKWPAKHLDSAENSIYEIGQFTEVHKGDILAIRSLRNLQEIQKLAPKSRSHRKFADF from the exons ATGCAAAGGCAATCTCTAGGCTCGCCGGTGTCTAAGCTCCACAGCCATGGCGGCCCGAAGGAGGACTCACTCGTAGTGGAGGACGGCGACGTTAAGCGCAAGGATCTCTTtgcctcttcttcttctatcgTCGACTACGATAAGGACAACCACAAAGCCACCAAGCCTCATCACCGCTTGTCCTCTCCTCCTCCGATCAAGCCACACAAGTTCATCCACTTCATTCCTCTCCTCACGCTCCTTTGCTTCTTCGTTCTATTCCTCTTCTCCCACAGTCCGTCCCAATCCG ATATGGCTCCATTCATAGGATTCAAATGGCCTGCGAAGCATCTAG ACTCTGCAGAAAACTCCATTTACGAAATCGGCCAATTTACGGAGGTTCACAAGGGCGATATTTTGGCGATTCGAAGCCTCAGAAACTTGCAGGAGATCCAAAAACTCGCCCCGAAATCTCGCTCCCACCGAAAATTTGCCGATTTTTAA